The segment GGACCTGAGCCTTTACGACCCACTCCGAACCGCCGATCTTGTCGCAGGCCTCTGCTGCAGCTTCAGGGGTGTCGACTGCGAAACCCTTGGAAACTGGCAGGCCGTATTCAGCGAACAGCTGCTTACCCTGATACTCGTGAAGATTCATGCTTTTTACCGTCTTCGTTAGGTACTGCGCTTCGGCGCTGCGCCATTGCTGGCGCCGCACCACCTGTGACCGTTGACCCCGGGTTATCCCATGTGATCCGGTCCGGCGGACGTTCCGCGGTGAGTCATGCACGCAAGACTCACGACGGGCAGCCCGCCGTGGTTTCTTATAATTAACGCTTCTTACGGTTGGCGACGTGAATGGCGCCGCCATTCACCGCCAGCGCTGCTTCATGCAGCGCTTCGGACAGGGTTGGATGGCTGAAGACCATCATGCCCAGATCCTCGGCACTGGTGCCGAATTCCATTGCGATCGCGCCTTGCTGTACCAGCTCGGCAGCCGATGGGCCGATCACGTGTACACCCAGTACGCGGTCGGTCTTCGCATCGGCGATGACCTTGACGAAACCGCCGGTGTCGTTGGCTGCCATCGCACGGCCGCTGGCCGCGAACGGGAAGGTGCCCACGTTAACCTCAACGCCTTCGGCTTTCAACGCCTGTTCGGTCTTGCCGACCCACGCGATTTCCGGGTGGGTGTAGATGACCGACGGGATCAGGTCGTAGTTCATCTGGGCCTTGTGGCCCTTGATGCGCTCGACGACCATGATGCCCTCTTCCGAGGCCTTGTGCGCCAGCATCATGCCGCGTACCACGTCACCGATGGCGAACACGCCCGGTACGCTGGTGGCGCAGTGATCGTCGACGAAGATGTAGCCACGCTCGTCGATGGTCACGCCGCTGTCGGCAGCCAGCAGATCGGTGGTCACCGGGCGACGGCCGACCGCAACGATCAGCTTGTCGAAGGTGATCTTCTGCTCGCCTTCGGCGTTGGTGTAGGTGACTTCGACTTCGTTGCCGTTGACTTTCGAGCCGGTGACGCGAGCGCCCAGCTTGATGTCCAGGCCTTGCTTGGTCAGGGTCTTCTGGGCTTCTTTCGACACGGCGGTGTCGGCAGCCATCAGGAAGGTGTCCAGGGCTTCCAGCACGGTGACTTCAGCACCCAGGCGAGCCCATACCGAGCCCAGCTCCAGGCCGATCACGCCGGCACCGATCACGCCCAGGCGCTTTGGAACGGTCTGGAATTCCAGGGCGCCGGTGGAGTCGACGATGACGTTCTGGTCGACCGGAGCCGGCGGAATGTCGATCGGGCGCGAGCCGGAAGCGAGAATGACGTTCTCGGCTTCGATGACTTCGGTGGTGCCGTCAGCCTTGGTGACTTCGACTTTCTTGCCAGCCAGCAGCTTGCCGTGGCCCTGGATCGAGGTCACGCCGTTGGCCTTGAACAGGGTGGCAACGCCGCCGGTCAGGTTCTTCACGATGCCAGCCTTGCGGCCAACCATCGCGGCCACGTCCATCTTCACTTCGCCAGTGGAGATACCGTGGACGTTGAAGCTCTCTTTGGCTTCCTTGTACTTCCAGGAGCTGTCCAGCAGCGCCTTGGACGGGATGCAACCTACGTTCAGGCAGGTGCCGCCCAGGGCCAGCTTGCCCTCAGCGTCGGTGTACTTCTCGATACAGGCAGTCTTCAGACCGAGTTGGGCGGCCTTGATGGCAGCCACATAGCCGCCAGGACCTGCACCAATCACCACTACGTCGAATTTCTGGGTCATAAAAGC is part of the Pseudomonas fakonensis genome and harbors:
- the lpdA gene encoding dihydrolipoyl dehydrogenase, yielding MTQKFDVVVIGAGPGGYVAAIKAAQLGLKTACIEKYTDAEGKLALGGTCLNVGCIPSKALLDSSWKYKEAKESFNVHGISTGEVKMDVAAMVGRKAGIVKNLTGGVATLFKANGVTSIQGHGKLLAGKKVEVTKADGTTEVIEAENVILASGSRPIDIPPAPVDQNVIVDSTGALEFQTVPKRLGVIGAGVIGLELGSVWARLGAEVTVLEALDTFLMAADTAVSKEAQKTLTKQGLDIKLGARVTGSKVNGNEVEVTYTNAEGEQKITFDKLIVAVGRRPVTTDLLAADSGVTIDERGYIFVDDHCATSVPGVFAIGDVVRGMMLAHKASEEGIMVVERIKGHKAQMNYDLIPSVIYTHPEIAWVGKTEQALKAEGVEVNVGTFPFAASGRAMAANDTGGFVKVIADAKTDRVLGVHVIGPSAAELVQQGAIAMEFGTSAEDLGMMVFSHPTLSEALHEAALAVNGGAIHVANRKKR